One SAR324 cluster bacterium genomic window, TCGAGAGTCTACATGACTGGAAAAAGTATGGGTGGCTATGGGACATGGCAAATATCGCACGAGTACCCTGAGCGATTTGCCGCTATTGCTCCCATCGCTGGCGGTGGTTTGTTTGTGAGTCCCTATTTCATGGAGAGACTCAAGGGACTTCCTGTATGGGCTTTTCATGATAAGAGAGACGATCTGGTCCCCTATCAAGAATCAGTTCGGATGGCGGAGGGAGTCAATGCCGCAGGTGGTAATGCCAAATTGACCACTTACGATCAAGGGACGCACGATGCGTGGACAGAAGCCTACAACAATGACGAACTCTATGATTGGTTCCTGAAGCATTCGAAATGAAACTGGTACTGCTGGAGGGTATTTTACAGTTGCATACCCAAAGTGAGGGCCACCCACTTCAGGAGTAGAAATGGATCCCATCAACCCGTTGTATCTGTCCACGTTTCTTGATCTGGGGCCTAACTGGTCTGAACAACCCGAGGAATTCGCCATTATCTCTGCCTATGCGACCACTGGAGAGAAATGGTCTGAAGAAAGAAACCAGCAGGCAGATGAACGTTTACACCAACGGCTGGTGGAAAATGGGACTTGGCTGAGAAGGGTTACCGGCTATGCTCCTGATACTGGTCATAATGAACCGTGTTGGGCAACAGCAATCTCTTTTGACGAAGCTTGTAATATTGGAGAAGAGTTCCTTCAAGACGCAATTTACTACGTTGAAGGGGATGATCTTTATGTTAGTCATTGTGATTCAAGACGTGTCA contains:
- a CDS encoding phospholipase, giving the protein SRVYMTGKSMGGYGTWQISHEYPERFAAIAPIAGGGLFVSPYFMERLKGLPVWAFHDKRDDLVPYQESVRMAEGVNAAGGNAKLTTYDQGTHDAWTEAYNNDELYDWFLKHSK
- a CDS encoding DUF3293 domain-containing protein, whose protein sequence is MDPINPLYLSTFLDLGPNWSEQPEEFAIISAYATTGEKWSEERNQQADERLHQRLVENGTWLRRVTGYAPDTGHNEPCWATAISFDEACNIGEEFLQDAIYYVEGDDLYVSHCDSRRVKTPISKFSVKIRPMG